A genome region from Sander vitreus isolate 19-12246 chromosome 21, sanVit1, whole genome shotgun sequence includes the following:
- the prkar1ab gene encoding protein kinase, cAMP-dependent, regulatory, type I, alpha (tissue specific extinguisher 1) b — MASGSTSSEEERSLRECEQYVQKHNIQQLLKDCIVQLCTSRPERPMAFLREYFERLEKEETKQIQNQQKASSSRSDSRDEEVSPPMNPVVKGRRRRGAFSAEVYTEEDAASYVRKVIPKDYKTMAALAKAIEKNVLFSHLDDNERSDIFDAMFPVTYIAGETVILQGDEGDNFYVIDQGEMDVYVNNEWVTSIGEGGSFGELALIYGTPRAATVRAKTNVKLWGIDRDSYRRILMGSTLRKRKMYEEFLRKVSILESLDKWERLTVADALEPVQFEDGQKIVVQGEPGDEFFIILEGSAAVLQRRSENEEFVEVGRLGPSDYFGEIALLMNRPRAATVVARGPLKCVKLDRPRFERVLGPCSDILKRNIQQYNSFVSLSV, encoded by the exons ATGGCATCTGGAAGTACGAGCAGCGAGGAGGAGCGGAGCCTGAGGGAGTGTGAGCAGTACGTGCAGAAACACAACATTCAACAGCTGCTGAAGGACTGCATTGTCCAGCTGTGCACCTCCAGGCCGGAGAGGCCCATGGCCTTCCTCAGAGAGTACTTCGAGAGGCtggagaag GAGGAGACCAAGCAGATTCAGAACCAGCAGAAGGCCAGCAGTTCCCGTTCAGACTCGCGCGATGAGGAGGTGTCTCCACCCATGAACCCTGTGGTAAAGGGCCGCCGGCGGAGAGGAGCCTTCAGCGCAGAGGTGTACACAGAGGAGGATGCAGCCTCATATGTCAGAAAG GTCATTCCAAAAGACTACAAGACGATGGCAGCCTTGGCCAAAGCTATTGAAAAGAACGTTCTCTTCTCACACCTGGACGACAATGAGAGGAG TGACATATTTGATGCAATGTTTCCAGTCACCTACATCGCCGGGGAAACGGTTATTCTGCAGG GCGACGAAGGTGACAATTTCTATGTCATCGACCAAGGGGAGATGGAT GTGTATGTGAACAATGAATGGGTGACAAGCATCGGGGAGGGAGGCAGCTTTGGAGAGCTGGCCCTGATATATGGCACCCCGAGGGCGGCCACAGTCAGAGCCAAGACCAATGTCAAGCTGTGGGGCATCGACAGAGACAGCTACAGGAGAATACTTATG GGAAGCACTTTGAGAAAGAGGAAGATGTACGAGGAATTCCTCAGGAAAGTGTCCATTCTAG AGTCTCTTGACAAATGGGAGCGCCTGACAGTCGCTGATGCCTTGGAGCCCGTCCAGTTTGAGGACGGACAAAAGATCGTTGTGCAGGGAGAGCCTGGAGATGAATTCTTCATCATCTTAGAG GGTTCTGCAGCCGTGTTGCAGCGTCGCTCAGAGAACGAGGAGTTTGTGGAAGTGGGGCGGTTAGGACCCTCTGACTACTTTG gTGAGATTGCTCTGCTGATGAACCGTCCCCGCGCTGCCACCGTGGTCGCCCGCGGCCCCCTGAAGTGTGTCAAGCTGGACCGGCCTCGCTTCGAGCGCGTCTTGGGTCCCTGTTCAGACATTCTCAAACGTAACATCCAACAGTACAACAGCTTtgtctcgctgtctgtctga